TTGTCGAAGTGGAACAGCGAGGAGGGTGAAATGCGCATAGTAACGTTCTTAATTAAGGATATATCAACCGCACTACACTTGGGTAGAAGGGTTGATAGAAAGAAAACAGGTGCGGGAAAATGTAGCAAAGTGCAGGATGAAAGTGGTGGGCAAGAAAGGGTCATTGGCGAACTTTCACCGGGTGAGTCAGCACGGGCATACCGTATACGCGCAGCCCAATGCACCAATTTGAGAGCCGTGTGGATGCAAAATACCTTTCGGATACCTTACGTGTATGAGCAGCGCATGGTGCGGCACTTCGCATCGGTGTCCATATGTCCAGCGACAAAGAAAGTTTATCTAAATGGGAACATTGCACTCAGTAGAGAGCAGAATGCGGTTGATTTTTTACGCCCTTATCCTTTCTCAGTCCTCTATTTCCACGTGTCACGTAAAGTGTTGCTACTGTGCAAAGGAAGTGTTGAAATCATCAATAACAAAACATTGCACGGCTTTGATGAATTCTTCACAGGAGTTTTATTTCCGAAATTATGTGCTGAAGGCTCTAGAGAAGTTCTCATACATGAAAAAACACAGTGTCCGTTTACATTCCGCAAGCAAGCCATCAAGTCAATACGCAATACCATGCCGGAACATACCATTAAAACTGAGTAACTCACTTATCCGCTTACCTGTGTTTCCACATCACGTGATTTCTATCCCATTGCAATGTACTTGAATACGCCAATAGTTAAAAATCTTAAAAGGCTGCCCTTAAATATGGTTTTCTCATTTGCTTTGACTTTAAATTCCGAATTACACATATATCATGGTGAAAATCGCAATTAGTTTTATGCTCTCGTCACTTTAATTAGTATACCATTCCGTTTTTGTATTGCCTTTATTGATGTTTTGCCGTGTGTTTTCATGTGTTTCTGAACATACGTGCTTTCATCACTTTGTTGTTATGtgatgttttgtggcgcaagggccaattaatggccaaagagcgccaggtcgggGGACAAAAGATGTAAGCAATGATTATGGTagctggctgtataagggccttaaaattccacgccataaaggcgggtaaaaacatatatctattaaaatcatgacagtgacgtgaaatatgtgagcagatctatatatatatacaacttgAAATTATGGCGATGACGTACGGAGTGAATAGCACTTGGGCCTCCTCAGGTCCTTTGTGTCCAAAGGCCTGGAGGTAAGTGTTTTCTTTGGagagaactaccgcagcagcggcctctgttgGGAGGCCGTGCTTcggttgcccgggaatataacattaaaactatgtatatctttAAGGAAACCGAGGAGTGAATTGtatttaaaaacaggttcgctgcctatgaacattgagggatggagtgggagatgtcggcggtacgatggaaaatgcttttcttggatggcatcaagatgggtgcattgaaggaggatgtggagtacagtgagtggcgtgtcgcatttctcacacatgggtgggtcaccgccggataaaaggtgtgcgtgtgtactgtgcgtgtgtcctattctcattctacaaagtgtgacttctgcatagcgtgactttgacaccggtgaccaggcgccaagacgcggcttgatgacatgcaatttatttttggtttctctatcccacaagcgctgccagtgtGCCCTTAGTGATTTCTTTATAACGGTCTTAAGGTCCGATGCAGAGACTTCAACAGATGTATTGGCAGAGCTTTGTTGGATGGATGCAGCTAGTTTGTCTGCCATAACATTGCCTTGTATCTCACGGTGTCCTgggacccagcacactacaacacgCTGTTCGAGTGTGTAAACGGTACATAGCAGTGAATACAGTGAGACGATGACAGgatttttgtgtttcttgagagttttcaatgcctttacaacgcttaatgaatcagtgtatatgaCTGAATTTCGTAATTGTAAgtgcttaatgtgtttaacggcagcaTATATCGCATACGCTTCTGCAGTGCAAATACTTGTAttagggtgcagaacgccggcatcggagaaagaggggccgaccgccgcataagacacaccagtgtgagattttgaagcatctgtaaagtaTTCAGGGCAGGAATATTTGTGCTGTAATTCAAGAAAGTAAGCGTGGATATGTGCGAGTGGTGCGTGTTTTGTAACCTCTACAAAGGATAGGTCACAGTTAAtagtctgccactgccacggtggaagCTCTACTGCAGGAGGCATCACGTTGTGCTCAAGAAGTGGAACACccatttcctctgccaagcctctcacacgaagtgagtagggctctcgctgcgaaggacggttgtggaaaagggcagacgtggacaaatcactgattgtggcgtgtgaggggtgttccttgtttgcgttcactttgagaaaatatacaaatgataagtaggatctctgtagatgaagcgaccactcattcgattcgacgtgaggctttctacggggctagtgcgaaaggcgcccgtagataagcgaatgcctaaatggtggactgggtcaagcatctttaaggcgcttggtgtcgcagattgatagaatattgccccgtagtctaggcgagtgcgtatgaggctcttatacaagttcaacagacacttcttgtcactgccccacgtagcgcatgacaacacttttagaacattcattgtttttatgcatttgttttttaaatatttaatatgtgatacgaacgtaagcttactatccaaaattaggcctaagaatttgtgctctgtcttcacggagagatgttgaccatacaggtcaatatctggatcaggatgaaggcctctctttcgagagaacaggacacaggtgctttttgagggttaaggctgaaaccattctcgtctgcccatttggagatcttgttcaaacctagctggacctgccgctcacatatcGAAATGTTGcatgatttaaaaccgacctgtacatcgtcgacatatgttcaataaaacatatttcgtgggatgCAATGACGCAAGGAATTCGTTTTGATGATAAAGAGtctacagctaagtacaccaccctgtggtactccagtctcttgaagaaatggtctcgagagaacatttcctactcggacacggaatgtacgatccgacaagtagctctctattatatctagcattctaccacgtacaccaaggtgggacaggtctcttagtattccaaagcgccatgttgtgtcgtaagccttttccatatcgaggaacacagaaagaaagaactgcttgtggacgaatgcgtcacggatttgtgcctcgatacgtaacaggtgatCAGTGGTGGATCTGCCGTTGCGAAATCCGCAATGATACGGGTCCAGTAGATTATTtctttccaggaaatgcataagtcggcggtttatcatcttttcgaaaagtttacacaggcagcttgttagtgcaatgggcctgtaactcgtaacggaggatggatctttgccctgtttcagaataggaatgacaatcgcctccttccaagacgaggggatctcgccggaaaaccagatggcattgtacagtGATAGTAAGGTTTCTTGCGCTTCGGCAGGTAGGTTTCttaacatgtcatataccacacggtcagaacctggggctgAATCACTGCAGCTGTTTAGCgatacctgtagctcagctaagctgaaaggttggttgtatgcctcgttttTTGTACTTTTCCGctgtagtttttgtttttctattcttgttttgtaccgtcggaagacttcagagtaatgcgcggaactggacacttgttcgaagtgtgcgcctaggtagttcgcctgATCTTCCGAGCTGTCgccttctgtgcttactagagggagtgaatacgcttgtcttcctactaccctagtgaccctgttccagacctttgcctcctgtgtatacgaattgatgcctgataaaaacttccgccaactttcctttctagcctgtcggcgcgtcctccttccttcggactttatgttcttaaagtttaTAAGATTCTCCGCTGTCGGAGAATCCCGaaacaacctccatgctttgttttgcttgttgcgtgcaatgcgacaatcattattccaccatgggacacgttgttttccAGATATCCCACTTGTTTGCGGGATGCCTTTGGTTCcagcatcgatcaaaaaggctgtaaagtagtccacagcagcttctatacttaaggtacacatgtcagtccagcttaagtGGGCAAGTTTTCGAAACCGTTTCCAGTCGGCTCTTTCAGTCTGCCATTTAGGGACAAGTGGTGGAtattgatttgttattgctgcgcttagaattattgggaagtggtcgcttccatagggattcccaataactctccaattaaggactggaagaagggatggagatgtaatgctgaggtctatggacgagtaagTATTGTTTGCAAGGCtgtagtatgttggctctttccgattcaacagacacgcgccggaggagaagagaaactgttcaatgagacgacctcgcgcatcgcagcgagaatcaccccataaACCACTATGCGCAtttaagtccccaaggaccagataaggctccGGCAGTTCGTCtaccaaggactggaattcttgtttttgtaggttgtattgtggcggtatgtatagagagcaaatcgTGATCAGTTTATTTAAAAGAACTGCTCGAGCAGCCACTGCTTctagggacgtttgtagtggtaaatgtgtacatgctacggattgattgattataatggctacaccaccagatgataccgtggcatcatctcggtcctttcgaaaaatgacgtagttgcgtagaaagtttgtgtgttgtggttttaaatgtgtctcttgtacacacagcacttttggattgagttcgtggaggagttcttgaatgtcatcgaggtttcggagaaggcctcggatgttccactgtaatatttgtgtctgCATATTAGTTATAGAAAGGTGCTGGGTGTACAATAAGGAAGTGTGGAGtattcaagtgaaatactttgtttcaggaggcaggacggtcgtccggccccgttattgtttttttttgttttcttggcacagtccagagaactgcgccggtgtttcggcacccgaGGTGCCGatgtcgtgtccattgcctcctcggaggcactggatgcccgcacgggcgggctagtggctcgagtttcgggcctcgcctgagACGAaaccttgagacccgacggccctggagtcgccggtccctgttcgcgagttggcggagtagcttgaactactgccgccttgggggcaggtgccacagccgacggtccGCTTAGGACGGGCCGGGCGAGTGGCGGAGGtcggtgcgacgctgccccctgacgcgccgcatccgcATAAGTTGTGCCATAAAAGGGTGCGCATCTCTTCCTGGCTTCTCTGAAAGAGATATTTTCTCTCACTTTCAAAGAAATaacgtccttttctttcttccattcaaCACAGGACCGTGAATATGCAGGGTGGTCATCACCACAGTTGGcacagtgagctgcagcctcacatttgtCTGACATGTGATCTTTAGAGGCACACCTGGCACAGGTGGGTTGTCCTTTGCACGTTAGTGAGCTGTGTCCGTACTTTTGGCAGTTAAAACATCTTCGTGGGTTGGGAATGTATGGGCGCACTCTTAGTTtcgtgtagcctgtttctattgTCTCTGGTAGTTCGCTCGATTCGAATGTTAGTATTATGTGCTTGGTTGGTTTCTCTACATTGTCCCATCTTATTTTGATTCTTTGAACGTTGACgacattttgttgtttccatccatcaagAAGTTCAGGTTCGGAGAGGTTCAAGAGATCTTCATCTGAGACAACACCACGgacggtgttcatggacctatgtgggGTGACTCTGACAGGGATGCTTCCGAATGATGTGAGGTTGGAGAGATTTTCGTACTGTTTTCTGTCTTTCAGCTCAAGAAGTAGGTCGCCACTGGCCATCTTAGTCGCCTTGTAACCTGGTCCTAGTTTTTCCGTAAGGCTTTTTGCCACCAGAAATGGTGAAATGGTTCTGGCTTTTTCGTCTGACTGCTCGCTGTGGACAACGTGGTACTTTGGATAATGTTCATGCGTTTTAGAAAAAAGTTGCAGGGgtgcttcggtgcgtacccttttgagAGTACGATCGGTTTTGGAAAAAGATGAACTTAACATAGCATGCTTTATGTTTCGGCGACGGTGCCAACCgtccaccaccgagcccaacaaggggacgcgacagGACATGTGCGAAGACAGGTCTGCCAGCGCCAGTCGTACACCACCGCTATAACCATATATGGTGagccaagactggtcatccacacaaggttaacccttgccgccaggaaaaacggaagtaaacagaagtgaggagaagacaggaaagatgtaaaGTGAGAGACAAAGGCGAAGGTGTGAGAAGAgagggacaggaaaaggcgactgccgatttcccttgggtgggtcagcccaggggtgccgtctacgtgaagctagggccaaagaggtgtgttgcctctgctggggggccttaaaggtccaaacacccagcgtcggctcaacccccaggatccccttttccccggacacggcaaagccacgcacggctaggcgtgggagggggtcgaaaccccccgttagctcgggtccgtggtgtcgctacacaccaaacgcctgcttgcgcagacgcccctgcgggggtgcTTTCATCACTTTAATTACTGTAACATTCCGCTCCTGCATTGCCTTTATTGATGTTTTGTCGAGTGTTTTTTATACTGTTTTTGAACATACCTGCTTTCATCGCATTAATTCGTCTATTCAATTGGTTATTGTGTTGCTAATATTGagtttttctatatattttttattatatCTCTGAACGTAGAATAAATTTACTCCCTgtccttaataaaaaaaaaatttttgtccAATTCTGATAGGAGGCCCTTCCACAGTTTTTACTTTTGGGCCTCCTTCTGAAAACTTTGCACCTcgatgtatatattttatacagCCATTCTTTTtaataaacttgaacttgaacttgaacttgaactaCGCAGCATTTCCTTTTTTGCCGACGGGACCAGAAAAATTCGTCTGTCCGCCCCTCCATCGCGAAAAAAACTCATACGGCCCCTTATGTACTGACCTGAGACGACTCGACGACGAAAGCCACCTTcgttttcttctaagtcgattgtATTTGATCCCCCTCTCCCTCACTCCGAAtgctttccgcacccaacgtggttttgtactgcctcttGTATCTGAGGTATTGGAAGTGttctgcgcctcacgtggttttgcagtgcctcaggggtcggcccacctttcaccaaaaCGACGGTTCGTGAAGgtgtcatcatgtgaggtcacgtTATAAGGCGTCATGACAACgcgatatggtgacgtcaccgcaTGACAATTTTttccatcattcgtgttgacgccgcgtcAATAATGTAGATCGATTCCAGAGATATATAATGTCGGGTGGATCCCGCTGCGAAAATACGCGTGCCGCTTAACGGTAGCGTCGAATGAACCGCGAGAGTGCGCCAGATACCGGCCCCTTCGTTGagcattattatcatcatcaacaccACCAGCATAATAATCAGCCTACTTTATACCCACTGCAACATGAAACCCTCTTCGAATGATTTCCGCTTTAGCTTGCttttgtgcgagctgattccctGTTATGCCTGCGAACTCCCCGATATCATCACTTGATGTAACTCGCTGCTGTCTTCGGCAGCGTATTCTATCCCTCGGTAACAATTACGTTGCTCTAACTGGTGCAAGGATATAATGTGCAGTGAAGCAATTACCATAGGCGCAATGCTATCCCCTGGGCCTGTCAGATCATCCACTTCTGTATAGCAGCGGTACTCAATTATTCCGTAGTGTTCCGCtttttagcgctgtgtcccgtcatgctctgtcgtcgtctgtgtgatttttttgcgctactgttccgagttaTCCACTTTCTGCTCACTTTTCGCCCTCTGTTTGCCTAACTTTTTCATTTTTGTTCCTCGCATCTTGCCTCTTACAGTAAATCCGGAAAATTAAACAGCGGCACATATGACATGTTCATTTGCACATACCTGATGATCCATCGTATATATTTCTGGACATCCACAGTGCCACAAGCCTATAGTTGCATATGCTGGAGATTTGTTCTGAATTTATTCATTTTAACAGAACCCAACGGCTTAAGTTAACATTGAAAAGGTTAAAACAGACATTTGTGACGTCCATTTTAACCTGTTGCTAACCTGACCGATTAACCTAACGGTTTTCGTATAGCCAATAAAACACAATATGCGTGATTCGTGTTCTAGAGGATTTAAAATGGCTTCCTCCTGCGTAAAGATGATCTGCCCCATATGAAAACGCAGTTCATCACTGCGAATGGTATTTTTATAATAAGTAGGTGTTTATCAAGGTGTCGCATCACACGCCTGTTAGCGAACTTCTCTAGACCTTTCGAATAAACTTAGTGTTGATATTAGACAACACTAGACAGGAGGTTTTTATTGCCAGGTTTTTATGGTATGTCACCTTACATCTTAGGTTTAGTGCAATACTGCTAATATCTGAGATTGAAAACATGTCGCTAACCAGTGACTGTCCAAATGACTCCTTTTATAGGCCGACCAAAACGTCGTAAGAATGATTTTTTTTCACGGCACAAACGTGCCTGACATTTCGTTCGTAGTTGTTTGAGCCAGCAATTCGTCTTCACGCTCAATTCAGTCATTTCCCACGTGTCATTTCAATTATAGAAACTCTTCGTCATACGAAGCCTTCCTACAGAATTTCGGATGCCATCGCATGACATTTTATCACGTGCTTTGCACCAGTACAATTATGGAGCATTCATACACACACATTAACCTTTAGAGCGATGAACGTTGCTCGTCAGAACTGCGTAGAACATGTGCTCGAAGCAAGCGGCGAATTCCGAACAATCATCGACACCTTCTAATGATGTGCCTAAATATTCCTATACGCCTTAAATAATTACTTCGAGTTTGATTTCTAGGATTCCTCCGCGTCGTTTCTTAAAACGCATTTTAACATTCTTTAGTATTACTCAAAGAGCTTAGAGCTAACCTGTTTATTTTTTGATCATATgagtgaatgttttttttttatcttgaacaCAACttcaaggaaaggaaaaaaattagGTATATAATTACACTAACATGTGAAATCTCCGCTGGGTGATGCCACATGCACTGTTTCCCAGGCGGCTGAAAGAGTAAATACTCACGGCGAGGTTACCGGATTCTCAATCGTTGTGCACAGAAGAATTGATCGCGCCTTAGAAATGACATCTTTGTGGCAATCGCTTGATcctgtaaaaaaatcacagttcacCCGaagtggcaagcattgacagcaataCCAGTCAATCGGACATCTACATTTCTTAGCTTTATCAGCTATATATGTGGCAGTTAATGTTATCGTAGTAATTACATTAACACTCAGAGTGGATAGCGCACATAGACGAACATAAACGGAGGACAGTTAACGTGAATTCACTCGCTAACAAAGGTGTAATGAACAGAGGAGACAGAACAGATCATACGCATTACCTTGTATCTCACTTCAACACGTCTCGCAAACATTGCACAAGAGGCATTCGGGAAGTTAGCGCAAAGAAAGAGACTACACACTTCTGCTGGCTGATCCTTTGAACCATCTGCAAGTTACCTCAAAGACGGAACGAGCCCAGTTCTACGACAATATTTGCTGAGCCTTGTATGGGTCAGTACGATGTTTAGCTTAAATGGGCAGACAAGCGTGCGAACCTATGTCTGTTGTGAAATTATGGCCGTCTATCCGGACAACCGTTATATGGACCCTAAACTTCGAGCGCGAGAAGCagatcacaggcgtcaacgacgcgaaaatgacgcagaacttcgagctcgagaagcggaggccaagcgtcagcgtcacCAAGACAGCCCTGACATGAGAGCGAGGGAAGCCGAGGAGAGGCGTCAACAGCGCCAGAATGACGCCGAACTTCGATCTCGAGAAgctgaggccaagcgccagcatcGCCAAGACCACCCCGAGGTGACAGCGAGAGAAGCAGAGGAGAGGCGTCAACAACGGCAAGAAAATCCTGATTTGAGGGCTCGTGAAGCCGAGGCCAGAGGACTGAGGCGACGAGCCGATGCAGAGCAAGCAGCGCGGGAGAGACTAGAACAGGATGTGAGGGCCACTAATATGTTTCACAAACGCTTCACAAGCAATCCATTTAGCTACTCGTGCTCCGTGTGCGATCGTCACAAGAACGATCTAAAGCCTCTTCCAGAAACGCATGCTGACGTGGTTTCCGATGCATTCCTCACGGGTGTTTCTAGATTCCAGGTGTGTCGCACTTGCATGCAGAGCATCCGACAAGAGCGCATGCCAAACGTCTCCACCACGAACGGGTATGCGTATCCACCAAAACCTTCTCATTTGCCAAAGCTTAATGTTGTGAGTGAGCACCTTGTGTCACCGCGAATCCCCTTTATGCAAATTGGGAGACTACTGTACAGTGACAGCGGCCAGCTCGCCATCAAGGGACCGATTGTGAACGTGCCCATCAACGTCAGCACAACAGTCCAAATGCCTCCTGGAGATGTCGAAGAGGATCAAGCTTTGTGCGCCCACATTAAGCGTCGAATTATATATAAAAGTGTGTACATTCGTGGTATGGTCAAAAAGGGTGAGTTGCGACCTTGGCTCGCGTTTCTCGAAAAGCCTACATTATATCGTTACTATGGCGTCAGAATCAGCCGAGAGAAGATGGACAAAGTGTGTGAGCACCTGGCAAAGCCGAGCAACAAAAACTGCGAGCATGTGACTGCCCAGAAGACCACAACAATCCTATGGAGTCATCGTTGGCCATGTCACTTGGTCAACAGTCCCTTGTATTCGACGACAACAATGTTCTCATAATAGCGCCAGGGGAAGGTGTAACACCACTGCACATTGCATAAGATGAGCTTGATGAGGAGCTGTCGTTCCCTCAAATCTACCTCGGTGGGCCTCGAAACATCAACCCAGCCAGCAAGCCTAGCGTGTACACCATGGCATCGAGCGAATGTCGGAGAACGGACCGGAGAGGTGCGGCAGCTTACCACGTGCTATATACGGCAGCCAAAGTGATGCGCACGCGAATTGCTTCGTAGGCAAACGTCGTCTTCAGGAACACGACTGGCATGGGCGTCGTCACCAAGGCGCACTTGGAGGACCGACAATTTATCGAGAGCGCAGTGAAACATGACATGGCGTACATGCACTGTGTCCCAAACACAGTGCAGTACTGGCATCGCGCAAACAGGACGTGTTCGCAATGATCCGCCAGCTCGGCAAGCCAACAGCGTTCCTTACTTTGTCGGCCTCGGCAATACACTGGGATAGATTGGTGAAGCTATTACAACGTCTACACATTGATCCGCACCATCCTCAAGTGCCATTCGAGCAGCTAAGGCTTTATGAAAAGTCTATGCTTGTGAGCGATGATCCGGTGGTTTGCTCAGCGTAGTTCGACCACATCGTGCGAGTGATCATGCAGATTCTGCAGCACAAGACGGTTTCCCCGTTCGCCCCCTATGTGGTCAAGGAGTACTTCAacctgtgcgtctgcccacgatacctcacgcaaagaaattcaatggcggccgtcttgttgtcatcgaagcaacaagtttcagaaaaagttctgttgggaccaccaccatgtcatcagcgcgatattctgaaagcgctgaacatgtttttgcgcgatacagagctcgacgagagactgtaaatagtttttggacattcaaggacttacttcgtcgccacttttttccatcatcatcatccgcatcttctctccactctctatactaccactctcccctttcctactgctgagtagcaggccagaacatttattcaggccgacctctcagcttttctgccataataaaccttttctctctctcaagcGTGTTGAATTTCAGCGCCGGGGCAGCGCTCATGCTCATCTACTACTCCGGCTCGATAATGCACCCAATGAGGACATCGGTCTCGAAATGCCTCGCACTATTCGTATGGCCGAACATTTGAGTTCTTTGCACGCTGAAAGCTTCCGAAGACATAGATGTCAGACTCACCAGCATACGGAGACATGTTACGAAAATGGCCGAACCAAATGCCGATTCAACGTGCCTTTCTGGCTAACGGAGCAAACTCGAGTCATTATGCCACTTTCGCCTGCCCTCAGTGAAGAAGAAAAGAGATCAGAAACGAAACTAAAAGCAAGGTACAGCAACATTCACGCTGCTCTTGAAGTGACAGTGTACGATTCAATGGAACATTTGCGTCAGTACAATGGCGTTGCAGATGAACAAGGGCATATTGAAATCATACGGGCTGGCGTTTCTCGCCCGACTCTGGTGATGAAAAGGGATTGTGATCAGGTTCACTTTTATAATTTCAACCCGTGGATAGCCTCGGTACTAGACTCAAACATGGACCTACAAATAATCTTCGACGTGTACGCCTGTGCTTCATGCGTGGTCGAGTATGCAAATAAGGCAAACCGAGGTATGTCAAACCTGCACAAAGAGTTGCGAACAGTCGTGGACGAATCTCCCGAATCTGGCTTAACCCACGCGTAAGCTATCCGACAGCTTAGCGTAAGATGTTGAAAACAGTCCAGGTGTCGAGCAAGAGGCGGCCTGGCATGTGCTCGGCCTTGGCATGTCACACACAAGTCGTGCCGTAGTCACAGCCATCACCGCGTGGCCGGAGCAGCGAGTCCGCATCCGAAAAAGTCGAAAATTGATGGATCGTGAAGGCTTAGATGAGACTAGCACAGACGTGTGGTGCAAGACTACATACAAAAGTATGAAGACCTCCCGGACAATCAAGCTGCATTAACGTACTCCGAACACCTCA
The nucleotide sequence above comes from Rhipicephalus sanguineus isolate Rsan-2018 chromosome 8, BIME_Rsan_1.4, whole genome shotgun sequence. Encoded proteins:
- the LOC125759433 gene encoding uncharacterized protein LOC125759433 → MAVYPDNRYMDPKLRAREADHRRQRRENDAELRAREAEAKRQRHQDSPDMRAREAEERRQQRQNDAELRSREAEAKRQHRQDHPEVTAREAEERRQQRQENPDLRAREAEARGLRRRADAEQAARERLEQDVRATNMFHKRFTSNPFSYSCSVCDRHKNDLKPLPETHADVVSDAFLTGVSRFQVCRTCMQSIRQERMPNVSTTNGYAYPPKPSHLPKLNVVSEHLVSPRIPFMQIGRLLYSDSGQLAIKGPIVNVPINVSTTVQMPPGDVEEDQALRAQPAVLRYHAYPLFDVINYKREHVLLFDPLRREIYILDNNKFVEIFDN